Proteins from a single region of Streptococcus mitis:
- the pepO gene encoding endopeptidase PepO translates to MTRYQDDFYDAINGEWQKTAEIPADKSQTGGFVDLDQEIEDLMLATTDKWLAGEEVPEDAILANFVKYHRLVRDFDKREADGITPVLPLLKEFQELETFADFTARLAEFELAGKPNFLPFGVSPDFMDARINVLWASAPSTILPDTTYYAEDHPQREELLTLWKESSANLLKAYDFSDAEIEDLLEKRLELDRRIAAVVLSNEESSEYAKLYHPYDYEDFKKFAPALPLDDFFQAVLGQVPDKVIVDEERFWQAADQFYSEEAWPLLKATLILSVVNLSTSYLTEEIRVLSGAYSRALSGVPEAKDKVKAAYQLAQGPFKQALGLWYAHEKFSPEAKADVEKKVATMIDVYKERLAKNDWLTPETRDKAIVKLNVIKPYIGYPEELPERYKDKVVDENASLFDNALAFARVEIKHSWSKWNQPVDYKEWGMPAHMVNAYYNPQKNLIVFPAAILQAPFYDLHQSSSANYGGIGAVIAHEISHAFDTNGASFDENGSLKDWWTESDYAAFKEKTQKVIDQFDGQDSYGATINGKLTVSENVADLGGIAAALEAAKREPDFSAEEFFYNFGRIWRMKGRPEFMKLLASVDVHAPAKLRVNVQVPNFDDFFTTYDVKEGDGMWRSPEDRVIIW, encoded by the coding sequence ATGACACGTTATCAAGATGATTTTTATGATGCCATCAATGGAGAATGGCAGAAGACAGCTGAAATCCCAGCAGATAAGTCTCAAACGGGAGGTTTTGTTGATTTAGACCAGGAAATTGAAGACTTGATGCTGGCGACAACAGACAAGTGGTTGGCAGGAGAAGAGGTGCCTGAGGATGCTATCTTGGCAAACTTTGTCAAATACCACCGCCTAGTTCGTGATTTTGATAAGAGAGAAGCTGACGGTATCACACCTGTCTTACCACTCCTTAAAGAATTCCAAGAGTTGGAGACTTTTGCGGATTTTACAGCTAGACTAGCAGAGTTTGAACTTGCAGGAAAACCTAACTTCCTTCCTTTTGGTGTATCGCCAGACTTTATGGATGCAAGAATCAATGTTCTATGGGCCAGTGCTCCAAGCACGATCCTGCCAGATACGACCTACTATGCAGAAGACCATCCTCAGCGCGAAGAGCTCTTGACTCTTTGGAAAGAAAGCAGCGCAAATCTTCTCAAGGCTTATGATTTCTCTGATGCAGAAATTGAAGACTTGCTTGAGAAAAGACTTGAATTGGATCGCCGAATTGCAGCAGTGGTGCTTTCTAATGAAGAAAGTTCAGAGTATGCTAAACTTTACCATCCATATGATTACGAAGATTTCAAGAAATTTGCGCCTGCCCTACCTTTGGATGACTTCTTCCAAGCCGTTCTTGGACAAGTACCAGACAAGGTTATCGTAGACGAGGAACGTTTCTGGCAAGCAGCAGACCAATTCTATAGTGAAGAGGCTTGGCCTCTCCTCAAGGCAACCTTAATTTTAAGTGTTGTCAATCTCTCAACCAGCTATTTAACAGAAGAAATTCGTGTTTTGTCAGGTGCCTATAGCCGTGCGCTTTCAGGAGTTCCAGAAGCCAAAGACAAGGTCAAGGCAGCCTACCAGCTAGCACAAGGTCCTTTCAAACAAGCCTTGGGTCTCTGGTATGCCCATGAAAAATTCTCTCCAGAGGCCAAGGCAGATGTGGAGAAAAAAGTGGCAACCATGATTGATGTCTATAAGGAACGCTTGGCTAAAAATGACTGGCTAACTCCTGAAACTCGTGACAAGGCCATCGTCAAACTCAATGTTATCAAGCCTTACATCGGTTACCCAGAAGAATTGCCAGAACGCTACAAGGACAAGGTAGTGGATGAAAATGCTAGTCTTTTTGATAATGCTCTGGCCTTTGCGCGTGTGGAAATCAAGCACAGTTGGAGTAAGTGGAACCAGCCTGTTGACTATAAGGAGTGGGGAATGCCTGCTCACATGGTCAATGCCTACTACAATCCTCAGAAGAATTTGATTGTCTTCCCAGCAGCTATTTTACAGGCGCCTTTCTATGACTTGCATCAGTCATCTTCTGCTAACTACGGTGGTATTGGAGCAGTTATTGCCCATGAAATTTCCCACGCCTTTGATACTAACGGAGCTTCCTTTGATGAAAATGGTAGCCTCAAGGACTGGTGGACAGAGAGCGACTATGCTGCCTTCAAGGAGAAAACACAAAAAGTTATTGACCAATTTGATGGACAGGATTCTTATGGTGCAACCATCAACGGTAAATTGACTGTGTCAGAAAACGTGGCTGACTTGGGAGGAATCGCCGCAGCTCTTGAAGCAGCTAAGAGAGAACCAGACTTCTCAGCAGAAGAATTTTTCTACAACTTCGGTCGCATCTGGCGCATGAAAGGTCGTCCAGAATTTATGAAACTTTTGGCTAGTGTCGATGTGCACGCACCAGCCAAACTCCGTGTCAATGTGCAAGTACCAAACTTCGATGATTTCTTTACAACCTATGATGTCAAAGAAGGAGATGGTATGTGGCGTTCACCAGAAGACCGCGTGATTATTTGGTAA
- a CDS encoding metal ABC transporter ATP-binding protein encodes MIRIENLSVSYKETLALKDISLVLQGPTITGIIGPNGAGKSTLLKGMLGIIPHQGQAFLDDKEVKKSLHRIAYVEQKINIDYNFPIKVKECVSLGLFPSIPLFRSLNAKHWKKVQEALEIVGLADYAERQISQLSGGQFQRVLIARCLVQEADYILLDEPFVGIDSVSEEIIMNTLRDLKKAGKTVLIVHHDLSKVPHYFDQVLLVNREVIAFGPTKETFTEANLKEAYGNRLFFNGGDL; translated from the coding sequence ATGATACGTATCGAAAACCTCAGTGTCTCCTACAAAGAAACATTGGCACTTAAGGATATTTCACTAGTGCTCCAAGGACCAACAATTACCGGTATCATTGGTCCAAACGGTGCTGGGAAATCAACATTATTAAAAGGTATGCTGGGAATTATCCCACATCAAGGTCAGGCATTTCTCGATGACAAGGAAGTTAAAAAATCCTTACACCGAATTGCCTATGTCGAACAAAAAATCAATATCGACTACAACTTTCCCATCAAGGTCAAGGAATGCGTCTCGTTAGGACTCTTTCCCTCTATCCCTCTCTTTCGCAGTTTAAATGCTAAACATTGGAAGAAAGTGCAAGAGGCCCTTGAAATCGTCGGTCTAGCTGACTACGCTGAACGGCAAATCAGTCAACTGTCTGGAGGTCAGTTCCAGCGGGTCTTGATTGCCAGATGCTTGGTGCAAGAAGCCGACTATATCCTCTTGGATGAACCCTTTGTTGGGATTGACTCTGTTAGTGAGGAAATCATCATGAATACGCTGAGAGATTTGAAAAAAGCTGGCAAGACGGTTCTCATCGTCCACCACGACCTCAGCAAGGTTCCCCACTACTTCGATCAAGTCTTGCTTGTCAATCGAGAAGTGATTGCCTTTGGTCCAACCAAAGAAACCTTTACCGAAGCCAATCTCAAAGAAGCTTACGGTAATCGACTCTTTTTCAATGGAGGTGACCTATGA
- a CDS encoding metal ABC transporter permease — translation MIAEFIDGLQKFHFLQNALITAIVVGVVAGAVGCFIILRGMSLMGDAISHAVLPGVALSFILGVDFFIGAIVFGLLAAIIITYIKGNSIIKSDTAIGITFSSFLALGIILISVAKSSTDLFHILFGNILAVQDTDMFITIGVGAVILLLIWIFFKQLLITSFDELLAKAMGMPVNFYHYLLMVLLTLVSVTAMQSVGTILIVAMLITPAATAYLYANSLKSMIFLSSTFGATASVLGLFIGYSFNVAAGSSIVLTAASFFLISFFIAPKQRYLKLKNKHLLK, via the coding sequence ATGATTGCAGAATTTATCGATGGATTGCAAAAATTCCATTTCTTACAAAACGCCTTGATAACAGCCATTGTCGTCGGGGTCGTAGCTGGAGCTGTGGGATGTTTCATCATCCTACGCGGGATGTCACTCATGGGAGATGCCATTTCACATGCTGTCTTACCAGGTGTAGCCCTCTCCTTCATCTTGGGCGTTGACTTCTTTATCGGAGCCATTGTCTTTGGATTGCTAGCTGCCATCATCATTACCTACATCAAGGGAAACTCGATTATCAAAAGCGATACCGCCATCGGCATTACCTTTTCTTCTTTCTTAGCCCTCGGTATCATCTTGATTAGTGTCGCTAAAAGTTCAACTGACCTTTTCCATATCCTTTTTGGTAATATCCTAGCCGTCCAAGATACGGATATGTTTATTACTATCGGTGTTGGGGCAGTCATTCTCTTGTTAATCTGGATTTTCTTCAAGCAACTCTTGATAACTTCCTTTGATGAACTCTTGGCCAAAGCCATGGGAATGCCTGTCAATTTCTATCACTACCTTCTCATGGTACTCCTGACTCTCGTGTCTGTGACAGCCATGCAAAGTGTCGGAACTATCCTGATTGTAGCCATGCTGATTACCCCAGCTGCAACTGCTTATCTTTATGCTAATAGCCTGAAAAGCATGATTTTCCTTTCCTCAACCTTTGGAGCTACTGCTTCAGTTTTGGGGCTCTTTATCGGTTATAGCTTTAACGTTGCGGCAGGTTCTAGTATCGTGCTTACAGCCGCTAGTTTCTTTCTCATTAGCTTCTTTATCGCTCCAAAACAACGATATTTGAAACTAAAAAATAAACATTTGTTAAAATAA
- the psaA gene encoding metal ABC transporter substrate-binding lipoprotein/adhesin PsaA, which translates to MKKLGTLLVLFLSAIVLVACTSGKKDAASGQKLKVVATNSIIADITKNIAGDKIDLHSIVPVGQDPHEYEPLPEDVKKTSQADLIFYNGINLETGGNAWFTKLVENAKKTENKDYFAVSEGVDVIYLEGQNEKGKEDPHAWLNLENGMIFAKNIAKQLSAKDPSNKEFYEKNLKEYTDKLDKLDKEAKEKFNNIPAEKKLIVTSEGCFKYFSKAYGVPSAYIWEINTEEEGTPDQIKTLVEKLRQTKTPSLFVESSVDDRPMKTVSQDTNIPIYAQIFTDSIAEQGKEGDSYYNMMKYNLDKIAEGLAK; encoded by the coding sequence ATGAAAAAATTAGGTACATTGTTGGTTCTTTTTCTTTCCGCCATTGTTCTCGTAGCATGTACTAGCGGAAAAAAAGATGCAGCTTCTGGTCAAAAACTAAAAGTTGTTGCTACAAACTCTATCATCGCTGATATCACTAAAAATATTGCTGGTGACAAGATTGATCTTCACAGTATCGTTCCTGTTGGTCAAGACCCACACGAATACGAACCACTCCCTGAAGACGTTAAGAAAACATCTCAAGCTGATTTGATTTTCTATAACGGGATCAACCTTGAAACAGGTGGCAATGCTTGGTTTACAAAATTGGTAGAAAATGCCAAGAAAACTGAAAACAAAGACTACTTTGCAGTCAGTGAAGGCGTTGATGTTATCTACCTTGAAGGCCAAAACGAAAAAGGTAAAGAAGACCCACACGCTTGGCTTAACCTTGAAAATGGGATGATCTTTGCTAAAAATATCGCAAAACAATTGAGCGCTAAAGACCCTAGCAACAAGGAATTCTACGAAAAAAATCTTAAAGAATATACTGATAAGCTAGACAAACTTGACAAGGAAGCTAAGGAGAAATTTAACAACATCCCTGCTGAGAAAAAACTCATTGTAACCAGCGAAGGATGCTTCAAATACTTCTCTAAAGCCTACGGTGTCCCAAGTGCCTACATCTGGGAAATCAATACCGAAGAAGAAGGAACACCTGACCAAATCAAGACCTTGGTTGAAAAACTTCGCCAAACAAAAACTCCTTCCCTCTTTGTAGAATCTAGTGTGGATGACCGTCCAATGAAAACTGTTTCACAAGACACAAACATCCCAATCTACGCACAAATCTTTACTGACTCTATCGCAGAACAAGGTAAAGAAGGCGACAGCTACTACAACATGATGAAATACAACCTTGATAAGATTGCTGAAGGATTGGCAAAATAA
- the tpx gene encoding thiol peroxidase codes for MVTFLGNPVSFTGKQLQVGDKALDFSLTTTDLSKKSLADFDGKKKVLSVVPSIDTGICSTQTRRFNQELAGLDNTVVLTVSMDLPFAQKRWCGAEGIENAIMLSDYFDHSFGRDYALLINEWHLLARAVFVLDTDNTIRYVEYVDNINSEPNFEAAIAAAKELN; via the coding sequence ATGGTAACTTTTCTCGGAAATCCTGTGAGCTTTACAGGTAAACAACTACAAGTCGGCGACAAGGCACTTGATTTTTCACTTACTACAACAGACCTTTCTAAAAAATCTCTGGCTGATTTTGATGGCAAGAAAAAAGTCTTGAGTGTCGTGCCTTCTATCGATACAGGCATCTGCTCAACTCAAACGCGTCGCTTTAACCAAGAACTGGCTGGACTGGACAACACGGTCGTCTTGACTGTTTCCATGGACCTCCCTTTTGCCCAAAAACGTTGGTGCGGTGCTGAAGGTATTGAAAATGCCATCATGCTCTCAGACTATTTCGACCATTCCTTTGGACGTGATTATGCCCTCTTAATCAATGAGTGGCACCTATTGGCACGCGCAGTCTTTGTCCTCGATACTGACAATACTATTCGCTACGTTGAATATGTGGACAATATCAATTCTGAGCCAAACTTCGAAGCCGCAATTGCAGCTGCTAAAGAACTAAATTAG
- a CDS encoding nicotinamide mononucleotide transporter: MKKSLKIFATSKWFDLFGVALVVGIAIASGYLNSRLDKFVDWGPWTALVPFGLISVTNVGISMLSTRFTGKLSKWGNYFGIVNTILSGAIDYILGNKAAIITYPVTFLIYTFAIKKWEASQEGRPNQMSQKQLKLAAIIISIIAFLFAFVTNYIGYGGKMNLLAYVTTIAFALSLIANAFNALKLTTQWGFWLIYNFVQLTKAGIQGNFANIGKYIFYILNAIGALFVWNDEEVR; encoded by the coding sequence ATGAAAAAATCACTAAAAATTTTTGCGACATCCAAATGGTTTGACCTCTTCGGGGTTGCTTTGGTCGTTGGGATTGCAATTGCATCTGGTTACCTCAACTCCCGCCTCGATAAATTTGTAGACTGGGGACCATGGACAGCTCTTGTACCCTTTGGATTGATTTCCGTAACCAACGTTGGGATTTCCATGTTGTCCACTCGTTTCACGGGAAAATTAAGCAAATGGGGAAATTACTTTGGTATTGTTAATACCATTTTGTCCGGTGCTATTGATTATATCCTTGGAAATAAGGCAGCCATCATTACCTATCCCGTCACCTTCCTCATTTATACCTTTGCTATTAAGAAATGGGAAGCTTCGCAAGAAGGCAGACCCAACCAAATGAGCCAAAAACAGCTAAAATTGGCGGCCATCATCATTTCAATCATCGCCTTCCTCTTTGCCTTTGTGACAAACTATATCGGCTATGGAGGAAAGATGAATCTCCTTGCCTACGTAACAACTATTGCCTTTGCATTGTCCCTCATTGCCAATGCTTTTAACGCATTGAAACTAACAACTCAGTGGGGCTTTTGGTTGATTTACAATTTTGTGCAGCTTACAAAGGCTGGTATTCAAGGAAACTTTGCCAATATCGGAAAATACATCTTCTATATCCTCAATGCAATCGGAGCTTTATTTGTCTGGAATGATGAAGAAGTAAGATAA
- the dtd gene encoding D-aminoacyl-tRNA deacylase gives MKIIIQRVTKAQVSIEGQIQGKINQGLLLLVGVGPEDQEEDLDYAVRKLVNMRIFSDAEGKMNLSVKDIEGEILSISQFTLFADTKKGNRPAFTGAAKPDMASDFYDAFNQKLAQEVPVQTGIFGADMQVELVNDGPVTIILDTKNR, from the coding sequence ATGAAAATCATTATCCAACGGGTTACAAAAGCCCAAGTTAGTATCGAAGGTCAGATTCAGGGAAAAATCAATCAGGGGCTCTTATTGCTGGTTGGTGTTGGACCAGAAGACCAAGAGGAAGATTTGGACTATGCTGTGAGAAAACTGGTCAACATGCGTATTTTTTCAGACGCAGAAGGCAAGATGAACCTGTCTGTCAAAGATATTGAAGGAGAAATCCTCTCTATTTCTCAGTTTACCCTCTTTGCGGATACTAAGAAAGGCAATCGTCCAGCCTTTACAGGTGCAGCCAAGCCTGATATGGCATCAGACTTCTATGATGCATTCAATCAAAAATTAGCGCAAGAAGTACCCGTTCAGACAGGCATCTTTGGAGCGGATATGCAGGTTGAACTGGTCAATGACGGTCCAGTTACCATTATCCTTGATACTAAAAATAGATAA
- a CDS encoding RelA/SpoT family protein → MPKEVNLTGEEVVALTKEYLTEEDVHFVHKALVYAVECHSGQYRKSGEPYIIHPIQVAGILAKLKLDAVTVACGFLHDVVEDTEATLDDLEREFGPDVRVIVDGVTKLGKVEYKSIEEQLAENHRKMLMAMSEDIRVILVKLSDRLHNMRTLKHLRKDKQERISKETMEIYAPLAHRLGISSVKWELEDLSFRYLNPTEFYKITHMMKEKRREREALVDEVVTKLEEYTTDRHLKGKIYGRPKHIYSIFRKMQDKRKRFEEIYDLIAIRCILDTQSDVYAMLGYVHELWKPMPGRFKDYIANRKANGYQSIHTTVYGPKGPIEFQIRTKEMHEVAEYGVAAHWAYKKGIKGQVNSKESAIGMNWIKEMMELQDQADDAKEFVDSVKENYLAEEIYVFTPDGAVRSLPKDSGPIDFAYEIHTKVGEKATGAKVNGRMVPLTTKLKTGDQVEIVTNPNSFGPSRDWLNMVKTSKARNKIRQFFKNQDKELSVNKGREMLMAQFQENGYVANKFMDKRHMDQVLQKTSYKTEESLFAAIGFGEIGAITVFNRLTEKERREEERAKAKAEAEELVKGGEVKVENKETLKVKHEGGVVIEGASGLLVRIAKCCNPVPGDDIVGYITKGRGVAIHRVDCMNLRAQENYEQRLLDVEWEDQYSSSSKEYMAHIDIYGLNRTGLLNDVLQVLSNTTKNISTVNAQPTKDMKFANIHVSFGIANLSTLTTVVDKIKSVPEVYSVKRTNG, encoded by the coding sequence ATGCCGAAAGAAGTGAATTTAACAGGCGAAGAAGTTGTCGCTTTAACCAAAGAATATTTAACGGAAGAGGATGTCCATTTTGTCCATAAGGCCTTGGTCTACGCGGTGGAATGCCATAGTGGTCAATATCGCAAATCAGGTGAGCCTTATATTATTCACCCCATCCAAGTGGCAGGTATTTTAGCTAAGCTCAAGCTGGATGCTGTAACGGTAGCTTGTGGTTTCTTGCATGACGTGGTAGAAGATACAGAAGCGACTCTGGATGATTTGGAAAGAGAGTTTGGCCCTGACGTGCGGGTAATCGTTGATGGGGTTACCAAGCTTGGTAAGGTCGAGTACAAATCAATTGAGGAGCAGTTGGCTGAAAATCATCGCAAGATGCTCATGGCCATGTCTGAGGACATCCGCGTTATCTTGGTTAAACTGTCTGACCGCTTACACAATATGCGGACCCTGAAACATCTTCGAAAAGACAAGCAGGAGCGTATTTCCAAAGAAACTATGGAAATCTATGCGCCGCTTGCCCACCGTCTGGGGATTTCTAGCGTTAAATGGGAATTGGAAGACCTATCTTTCCGTTATCTTAATCCAACGGAGTTTTACAAGATTACCCATATGATGAAGGAAAAACGCAGAGAGCGTGAAGCCTTGGTGGATGAGGTAGTTACAAAATTAGAGGAATATACGACGGATCGTCACTTGAAAGGGAAGATTTATGGTCGTCCCAAGCATATTTACTCGATTTTCCGCAAAATGCAGGATAAGAGAAAACGTTTTGAGGAAATCTATGACCTGATTGCCATTCGTTGTATTTTGGATACTCAAAGTGATGTTTATGCCATGCTTGGTTATGTACATGAGCTTTGGAAACCAATGCCAGGTCGTTTCAAAGACTATATCGCTAACCGCAAGGCCAATGGTTATCAGTCTATCCATACGACTGTCTATGGGCCAAAAGGGCCTATTGAGTTCCAGATTCGAACTAAGGAAATGCACGAGGTCGCTGAGTATGGGGTTGCGGCCCACTGGGCTTATAAGAAAGGCATTAAGGGGCAGGTCAACAGCAAGGAATCAGCTATTGGTATGAACTGGATCAAGGAGATGATGGAGCTCCAAGACCAGGCTGATGATGCCAAGGAATTTGTGGATTCTGTTAAGGAAAACTATCTGGCTGAGGAGATTTACGTCTTTACCCCAGATGGAGCTGTCCGCTCTCTTCCAAAAGATTCAGGACCGATTGATTTTGCCTATGAAATCCATACAAAAGTTGGGGAGAAAGCGACGGGTGCCAAGGTCAATGGTCGTATGGTTCCACTGACAACCAAGCTCAAGACAGGGGATCAGGTTGAAATTGTCACCAACCCCAACTCCTTTGGGCCAAGCCGTGACTGGCTCAATATGGTCAAGACCAGCAAGGCGCGTAACAAGATTCGTCAGTTCTTTAAAAACCAAGACAAGGAATTATCTGTCAACAAGGGTCGTGAAATGTTGATGGCCCAGTTCCAAGAAAACGGCTATGTGGCCAATAAATTCATGGACAAGCGTCACATGGACCAAGTTTTGCAAAAGACTAGCTACAAGACAGAAGAATCCCTTTTTGCGGCCATTGGTTTTGGAGAAATCGGTGCGATTACCGTCTTTAACCGTCTGACTGAAAAGGAACGCCGTGAGGAAGAACGTGCCAAGGCCAAGGCGGAAGCAGAAGAGCTTGTCAAAGGTGGCGAGGTCAAGGTTGAGAACAAAGAAACCCTCAAGGTTAAGCATGAGGGTGGAGTGGTTATTGAAGGAGCCTCAGGTCTCCTAGTGCGGATTGCCAAGTGTTGTAATCCTGTTCCTGGTGACGATATTGTTGGCTATATCACTAAGGGGCGTGGTGTGGCTATTCACCGTGTGGACTGTATGAACCTGCGCGCCCAAGAAAACTACGAGCAACGTCTCCTTGATGTGGAGTGGGAAGACCAGTACTCTAGCTCAAGTAAGGAGTATATGGCCCATATCGATATTTACGGTCTCAACCGTACAGGACTGTTGAATGATGTACTGCAAGTTCTTTCAAACACAACCAAGAATATTTCAACGGTCAATGCTCAACCAACCAAGGATATGAAGTTTGCTAATATCCATGTGTCTTTCGGCATTGCCAACCTCTCTACATTGACCACGGTCGTGGACAAGATTAAGAGTGTACCAGAAGTTTACTCTGTCAAACGGACCAACGGCTAA
- a CDS encoding ABC transporter ATP-binding protein, producing the protein MVELNLKNIYKKYPNSEHYSVEDFNLDIKDKEFIVFVGPSGCGKSTTLRMIAGLEDITEGTASIDGVVVNDVAPKDRDIAMVFQNYALYPHMTVYDNMAFGLKLRKYSKEDIDKRVQEAAEILGLKEFLERKPADLSGGQRQRVAMGRAIVRDAKVFLMDEPLSNLDAKLRVSMRAEIAKIHRRIGATTIYVTHDQTEAMTLADRIVIMSATKNPAGTGTIGRVEQIGTPQEVYKNPVNKFVAGFIGSPAMNFINVKLVGSEIVSDGFRLKVPEGALKVLREKGYEGKELIFGIRPEDVNAEPAFLETFPESVVKATISVSELLGSESHLYCQVGKDEFVAKVDARDYLQTGATVELGFDLNKAHFFDVETERTVY; encoded by the coding sequence ATGGTAGAATTGAATCTTAAAAATATTTACAAAAAATATCCAAACAGCGAACACTACTCAGTTGAAGACTTCAACTTGGACATCAAAGACAAAGAATTTATCGTTTTCGTAGGTCCTTCAGGATGTGGTAAATCAACAACTCTTCGTATGATTGCTGGTCTTGAAGATATCACAGAAGGAACTGCATCTATCGATGGCGTGGTTGTCAACGACGTAGCTCCAAAAGACCGTGACATTGCCATGGTATTCCAAAACTACGCTCTTTACCCACATATGACTGTTTATGACAACATGGCTTTCGGTTTGAAATTGCGTAAATACAGCAAGGAAGACATCGACAAACGTGTGCAAGAAGCAGCTGAAATCCTTGGATTGAAAGAATTCTTGGAACGTAAACCAGCTGACCTTTCAGGTGGTCAACGTCAACGTGTTGCCATGGGTCGTGCAATCGTCCGTGATGCAAAAGTGTTCTTGATGGACGAACCTTTGTCAAACTTGGATGCCAAACTTCGTGTATCAATGCGTGCTGAAATTGCGAAAATCCACCGTCGTATCGGAGCTACAACTATCTACGTAACTCACGACCAAACAGAAGCGATGACACTGGCAGACCGTATCGTTATCATGTCAGCAACTAAGAACCCTGCTGGTACAGGTACTATCGGACGTGTAGAACAAATCGGTACTCCTCAAGAAGTTTACAAAAACCCAGTTAATAAATTCGTAGCAGGCTTCATCGGAAGCCCAGCTATGAACTTCATCAATGTGAAATTGGTTGGTAGCGAAATTGTTTCTGACGGTTTCCGTTTGAAAGTTCCAGAAGGTGCTTTGAAAGTTCTTCGTGAAAAAGGCTACGAAGGTAAAGAATTAATCTTCGGTATCCGTCCAGAAGACGTGAATGCAGAACCTGCTTTCCTTGAAACATTCCCAGAATCAGTTGTCAAAGCTACTATCTCAGTATCAGAATTGCTTGGTTCAGAATCTCACCTTTACTGCCAAGTTGGTAAAGATGAATTTGTTGCCAAAGTTGATGCTCGTGACTACTTGCAAACAGGTGCAACAGTTGAACTTGGATTTGACTTGAACAAAGCACACTTCTTCGATGTAGAAACTGAAAGAACGGTTTACTAA
- a CDS encoding helix-turn-helix domain-containing protein, whose product MMAKELQDWFPEARISDQPVEKEGYLTLPLASQQWILLEEAGLSEREKQLVALLTQEKQGNSTNPWYSYLVEGKGQAPQIFKKIQLVYCHLSYFQQENLSSWLDMMRTLFPNCQTVIQVGAQDYVFVLQQDKYTSVRAILSDTIEAVEYDFGLRLSIMLGQVWSQTGHQTLSDLIKAERDLFKTWWRQGHQGVHTFSQLYLWSMGERLVNLKAIKECLHQMILDQDQIQEIILSLWENSAVLTKTAQQLYLHRNSLQYKIDKWEELTGLQLKELTDLTLCYQLILPDIL is encoded by the coding sequence ATGATGGCAAAAGAACTACAAGACTGGTTTCCTGAAGCTCGGATTTCAGACCAACCAGTAGAGAAAGAGGGCTATCTCACACTCCCTTTAGCTTCTCAGCAGTGGATTTTGCTGGAGGAAGCTGGGCTCAGCGAGCGTGAAAAGCAGCTGGTTGCCCTTTTGACCCAGGAAAAGCAAGGCAATTCTACCAATCCTTGGTATTCTTATTTGGTTGAAGGAAAGGGACAAGCTCCCCAAATTTTTAAAAAGATTCAATTGGTCTATTGTCATTTATCCTATTTTCAACAGGAAAATCTATCCTCTTGGCTGGATATGATGCGGACTCTTTTTCCGAACTGTCAGACTGTGATTCAGGTCGGAGCTCAGGATTATGTTTTCGTGCTTCAACAAGATAAGTACACGTCTGTACGAGCTATTTTAAGTGATACGATTGAAGCGGTTGAGTATGACTTTGGACTGCGTCTGTCTATCATGTTAGGACAGGTTTGGTCTCAGACAGGACATCAAACCCTATCAGACTTAATCAAAGCAGAGCGGGATTTATTTAAGACTTGGTGGCGTCAGGGTCACCAAGGTGTCCATACTTTTTCTCAGCTCTATCTTTGGAGTATGGGAGAAAGACTCGTGAACTTGAAGGCAATCAAGGAGTGTCTACACCAGATGATTTTGGATCAGGACCAGATTCAGGAAATCATTCTCTCTCTTTGGGAAAATAGTGCTGTCTTAACTAAAACAGCCCAGCAACTCTATCTGCACCGTAATTCTCTTCAATACAAGATTGATAAATGGGAAGAATTGACAGGGCTTCAGTTGAAGGAATTGACTGACTTGACCCTGTGTTATCAATTGATTTTACCAGATATTTTATAA
- a CDS encoding Mini-ribonuclease 3, with translation MIDVNLINGIALAFEGDAVYSMYIRRHLILKGMTKPNKLHQEATKYVSAKAQARLISLMLDEQVLTEKEEEIYKRGRNTNSHTKAKNADVVTYRMSTGFEAVMGYLHMTENLERLESLISWCIQKVED, from the coding sequence GTGATTGATGTCAATCTCATTAACGGGATTGCGCTAGCCTTTGAGGGGGATGCGGTGTATTCTATGTATATTCGCCGTCACCTCATCCTCAAAGGTATGACCAAACCCAATAAACTTCACCAAGAAGCGACCAAGTATGTGTCAGCCAAAGCTCAGGCTCGCCTGATTTCTCTTATGTTGGATGAGCAGGTCTTAACGGAAAAAGAAGAAGAAATCTACAAACGTGGCCGCAATACCAATAGTCACACCAAGGCCAAAAATGCCGATGTGGTAACTTACCGTATGTCCACAGGTTTTGAAGCAGTCATGGGCTATCTCCATATGACTGAAAATCTGGAACGTCTTGAGAGCTTGATTTCGTGGTGTATCCAAAAAGTGGAGGACTAG